The Candidatus Polarisedimenticolaceae bacterium sequence CAGCACGTCTTCGCCGCCCCGCGGGTGGTAGCGATAGACGCCGTCCTCCCGGCGGCGCGTCAGATAACCCTTCCGCCGCAGGCGTTCCATCATCGTGAGGACCGTCGATCGCGCGAGGCCGCGCGGCTCGCCGTAGCGGCCGTGAAGCTCGCCGACGGAGCCGGGGCCCCGCTCGAGCAGGTCCTTGAGGATCCTGAGCTCTTGCTCGCCGACCGGCAGCTTCGTCATGCGTGATCCCGTTCGACTACAAGTGTAGTCAATGTGATCGTACGCCTGACGACAATTGTCGTCAAGCGGCCCGCGAAAAAATTTCGGGTCAGGGGCAGGTCGCGGCGACCGTCCGCGGGGTACCGAAGCTGTTCGCGCCGAGGCCTTTTTCCACCCCGCCCGTCTTGTAGGCGACGAGATAGAAGAATCCCTGCGCTGCCGCCGGAACGTCGGTGTCGAGGAAGCTCGTGTCGGTGATGACCGGGTCACGGGAGTTCTGGCAGGTGCCGTAGCCGCCGTCGGGGAGATGGTCGGCATTCGCGTCGACCAGGTTCGTGAGCGGGCCGCGGTAGACGTCGTACTGGGTCGCCCCGGCGACGGTGTCCCAGGTCAGCGTCTGCTTGTCGGCGGCGAAACGGTCCGTCGTCTCGGCAGCGGCGTTGGCGTTGCAATCGACGTTGAGGAGGTTGCTCTGCGGATAGCTGGCGGAGTTGCCGGCCAGATCGGTCAGGGTGGTCGACGAGGTCCACGACCCGCTCGTGGAATAGCGCGGGATGACGACGCCGCACTGGAACGTGCCGCTGTTGCGCGTCCCCGAGACGGGAGCCGTCGCGGTGCACGTTTGAGACTGCGTGACGAAGCTCGCCGGCGGGACGAACGCCGAGATGCTGAGCGTGCAGCTCGCGGTATCGACGCCGGCGAGGGAGTCCGCGACGGCGATCGTGCAGGTCACCGTGTTCGGGCCGGAGCCGGTGCTGATCGCGGTCGGCGCAAAGCCGAAATTCGTGAGCGAAGGCGCGGTGATGTCTTCGGGAGACGAGTTCACGGTCAGACTCGCCGCCGGCATGTAGGCCGACGTCGGGACGTTCCCCGCCATGTCGATCGCGAGGACCGAGGGCGTCCACGACCCCGCATCGGCGTAGCGCGGGATCGTGAGCGTGCAGGAGAAGGTTCCGCTGTTCCGCGATCCCGACGACGGGGCGACGGAGACGCAAGAGACCGTCTGGCTACTGTTGGGTGCGGCGAGCTGGCATTGGGCGATGTTGACGCCCGACTTCGCGTCGGTCAGTCCCATGTTGCACGTCGTCGTCTGCGACGAGCCGGAGACGGTGACGGTCGCCGGCATGAGGGTGAACGTCGAGAGCGCCGGGGCCACCGTGTCGGGGTCGGAGGTCACGGTCAGCATCGAGGAGAAGCCGGACATCGCGGGGTTGATGCTCGCCGAGTTGCCGACCGCATCGATCGGCGTGACCGACGCGGTCCAGACCCCGGAGGGCGAGTAGCGCGGCACGATCACCGTGCACGACCAGGTCCCGCTCGTCACCGTCCCCGACGACGGAGTGGTCGCGGTGCAGCTCGCGCGATGGACGAAGTCGGGGGCGGTGAACGCGCAGGTCGCGCTCGCCGTTCCCGCGGGCGAGTCGGTGAGCGTCATGCTGCACATCACCGATTGCGACGCGAGCGTCGTGTCGATCGACGCCGGCGAGAACGTGAACGCGGTGAGCGCCGGCGGCGTGGTGTCGCACTGCGCGAGTGCGCGGGCGGAAACTGCCGAAGCGAACGAGACGGCGAGCGCGACGCGAGCGATTCCCCGGTGTCTCATGGATGTCCCTCCCCGAAACGCGTGCCACGAGTATCCGGCGAATCGGGGGATGCCGCCATCGCATGATCGTGCGAATCGGCGAAATTCAGGCCCGGTTCAGGTCGCGACCCGCCGGGCCTCGACCATGACGCAGGCGTCGTGCACGGTCCGGAACGGGGCGGCCGCCGCCGCGGCGAGCACCTCGGCGTCGAAGCTCCCGGGCTGCAGCCAGACGAGGCCGATCCCCGCCGCCTCCGCGTCCCGGAGGATCGTCAGCGTCACGTCGGGGGGCGTCACGACGTCGACGAGATCCACGGGCGCGGGCACGTCGGCGAGGGTCCGGTACACGCGCCTGCCGGCGATCGCCGTCTCGTGGAGGTTGACGGGGAGGACGTCGTACCCGCGCGCGGCGAGATCGTTGAGGATGATGTTCCCGTACTTCCGCGGGTCGTTGCTCGCGCCGACGACCGCGATGCGCGTCTTCTTGTCGCGGAGAAGCGCGCGAGCGTCCTCGAGTGCGTTCGCGGTTCTCGTCATGTCTCCATGGTAGCGCCTCCGCCCGGGTCACAAATCCGGGTCTTTCCCCTACACTGGCGGCATGAAGCCCATGCGTACCGTCCTGGTGATCCCCGCGCTGCTCGCCGCCGGCGCCGTTCTTGCTGCGGCGTCGCGGCCGATCACGCTCGCCTACAAGCTCCCGAAGAAGGGGTCGCTCGTGCGACCCGCGGTCCCGCCGTCGCTCCTCGCGGGGCCCGTGCACGTCGAGGTGGTCGATGCCCGCGGCGGCGACGATCCGGCGGCCGTCGGCGAGCAGAGGGAGAAGGAGGACGTCGTCTACGTCTGGCGCGCGAAGAACGCCGTGCCCGCCGCAGTCGGCGGATTCGTGACGACGATCCTCAAGGCGTGGGGCGTCGCCGCCGGAGAAGGCGGGGTCACGGTCGCGATCAAGCTCGAGCGCTACTGGGTCGAGGAGACGTCGGCGACGTTCGGTTCGAAATACCAGGCCGACGTGCGCCTGAGCCTCTCGCTCGTCGGACCCTCGGGCGAGACGTCGTGGACACACCCTGGTGCGGGGAAGGCCGGCTACACGGCCGTGGACGGCCGCGAGAGCACGTGCAACGAGCTTCTGGGCACGGCGCTTTACCAGGCGATGACCGAAGCGCTCGGCACGACCGACGAGCCCGCCGCGGCCGCGGCCGCGGCTGTACCGAAGCCGATGGAGCCGCAAGCGATGTTCGACGAGCTCGTCCGCTTGAAGAACGGCGGCGTCGGCGAGGACGTGCTCGCCGCCTACGCGAAGCAGCGCCGTCTCTCGCGCCCGCTCAGCGTCGACGAGATCCTGGCGTGGAAGAACGCCGGCATCCCGGACGCCGTCATCAAGCTCGCGTCGCCCTAGAGCAGGACGTCGCCGAGCGCCGGCGCCCAGATCTCGGGATCGTCGGTGGCGACGACGAGGATGTCGGGCCGGCGATCGAGCGGGAACCGGGCGATGTCGCCAAAGCCGGCGTGGCCGGTGAGGAGCGTCAGTCCCAGCCGCTGCGCGAAGGCGCAGACCTCGTCATCCGACAATCCGCGCGGGCGCTCGTCGCGGAGATCGACCACGAACGCGCCGCGGTCGCGCAGCCGCTCGACGCAGGACCGGGGCACGTCCTCGTCGACGAGCAGGCGCGGGCTCATGCGCGCTCCGACGCGATGCGGCGAGCGACCCAGAGGAGAGCGGCGCGAACGTCCCCGATGTCGATGCCGTACTCCTTCGCGACGTCCGCCTCGGCCATCCCGGCGGCCAGGCGCGCGAAGAGCACGTCCAGCGGGACCCGTGTGCCGCGGATCCGCGGGCGGCCGAATCCGACTCGATCGTCGATCTCGATGCGCTCGTCCTCCATGCAGACCCCGAACTCAAGGGACGTGCCAGAGCGCCGGCCTGAAAAAGTGGCAAGCCGCGCAAGACGCGTCACGAGGATCTCCGCGTGCGGAGAGCGGCACTCCAGGTTTCGAGAGTCGCGTATGCTCCCGCCGCCATGCTGTCGCTTTCCGTCCAGGACCTACGAAAGGACTACCCGCGAAGGCCCAGGGCGCTCGACGGGCTCTCGCTCGAGCTCGGCCCGGGGATCCTCGGCCTGCTCGGCCCGAACGGAGCCGGCAAGTCCACGCTCATGAGGATTGTCGCGACCGTTGCCAAGCCGACCGCCGGGCGCGTGACCTGGAACGGGATCGACGTGGTCGCGACGCCGAACGCCGTGCGCGAGGTGCTCGGCTACCTCCCACAGGACTTCGGCGTCTACCCGAACCTGAACGCGGTCGAGTTCCTCGAGTACCTGGCGGCGGTCCGCGGCCTCGACGCAAAGCGCGCGCGCAAGCGGATCGACGAGCTTCTCGTGCTCGTCAACCTCGTCGAGGCCGGGAAGCGGCCCCTCGGCGGCTATTCCGGAGGGATGCGCCAGCGCGTCGGCATCGCGCAGGCGCTCCTCACAGATCCCAAGCTGCTCATCGTCGATGAGCCGACGGTCGGCCTCGATCCCGAAGAGCGCGTCCGGTTCCGCGATCTTCTCGGCGAGATGGCCGGCGAGCGGATCGTCATCCTCTCGACGCACATCGTGTCGGATGTCGAGGCGATCGCGTCCGACATCGCGATCGTCGGCGCCGGCCGCCTGCTCGCGCGCGGGTCACCCGCGGAGCTGGCCGCCCGCGCGGGAGCACCGTCGGTCGAGGAGGCCTACCTCCGATTCGTCAAGGCGGCGCGGGAAACGCCGGCGTGATCGCGCCGCGCGCCCTGCTCGCGATCGCGCGCGCCGACGCGCTCGAGCGCATCCGGCGCTACTCCTTCCTCGTCACTCTCGCCGCGAGCGCCTGGATCGGCTGGCTCGTCGTCGAAGGTCAGGTGACGATGCGCGTGGGCGACTACGCCGGCGAGGTCAACGGCGCGTGGGCGGCGGCGCTCGTCGCGGCGACCGTCTCGGTGATCGTCTCGCTCGTTGGGTTCTGGATCGTGAAGAACGCGGTCCAGCGCGACCGCGACACCCGCGTGGGCGAGATCCTCGCCGCAACGCCGCTCACGAAGAGCGCCTACACGCTGGGCAAGTGCCTCTCGAACTTCGCCGTCCTCGCGACGATCGTCGTCGTGCTCGCCGCGGCGGCGCCGGTCCTCGTGTGGATGCACGGAGGGAAGGTCGAGCTGCTCCCCATGGTCGGCCCGTTCGTTCTCATCGCGCTGCCTGCGATGGCGGTCATCGCCGCGCTTGCCGTTCTGTTCGAGACGATCGGCCCGCTCTCCGGCGGGCTGGGAAACGTGCTCTGGTTCTTCGCGTGGTCCGCATTGTTCACCGTCCCGATGGTGACGCACTCGCGCCAGGCCGACATGAGCGGTCTCGTAACGATCCAGGAGAGCATGGGCGAGGCTGCGCGCGCCGCGCATCCCGACTATCGCGAAGGGTTCACCTTCTCGATCGGCCCCTCGCTCGAGGACCCCGCGCGAGGCACCTTCGTCTGGAACGGCCTCGCGTGGTCGCCGTCGCTCGTCGTGTCACGCCTCGCGTGGTTCGGCATCGCCGCACTCCTCGCGCTCGCGGCCGCCGTGCCTTTCGATCGCTTCGGCGGCGACGGCACGAGGCTCCTCCAGGCGAAACCGCGGAGCGCAGAAGGAACGCGCGGCATCGCCCTCCGGCTTCCTGCCTTCCTGCCTCCGGTCTACGCCGGCGAGCTGAAGCTCATGTTGAGCGGCCGCAGGATCTGGTGGTGGGCCGTCTTCGTCGGTCTGGCGGCGGCGTGCACGTTCGCTCCGTCCGCCTTCGCCCGCGGCAAGCTGTTGCCGTTCGCCTGGCTGTGGCCGGTTCTCGTCTGGTCGTCGATGGGGGCGCGCGAGGCGAAAGACGCAACCGAGGAGCTCGTGTTCGTCGCGCCACGGCCTCTCCTGCGTCAGCTCCCCTCGGTCTACGCCGCCGGCGTGACGGTCGCGATCGTCGCGTCGGGGGGGCTCGCCGTGCGCATCCTCGCGAGCGGGAACCTGGCGGCGTTCGGCGCGTGGCTCGTGGGCGCGCTGTTCATTCCCGCCCTCGCTCTGGCCTGCGGAACCTGGAGCGGCGGATCGAAGCTCTTCGAGGCGCTCTACGTCGTCTTCTGGTACGTCGGCCCGCTGCAGCCCGTCCCGGCGCTCGATTTCATGGGAGTGTCGGATTTGACGGTTTCCGCGGGGATTCCCGCACGCTTCGCCGCGGCGACGGCGATCCTGCTGGCCGCCGCCGTGGCCGGCCGCAGGTGGCGTTTGTCGAGGTAGAATCGCTGCGGGTCTTCCACGGGAGTCGAGTCATGAAAAACGTCGCGCGCGTCTCCATCGTGGTCTTCGTGTCCCTGTTCGCGTTCGTTTCCGCAAGGTCGAGCGGCGAAGTCTGGCGCTATCCCGAGAAGGAGGTCCCCGCGACGGGGCCCGCCCTCGTCGAAATCGGCCAGCCCGGCCGCGACAAGGCGCCACGTCTCGACGTCGTCGTCAAGGACGACAAGGGTCAGCCGGTCGCCGGCATGGCGATCAACGTCTTCCCCTACCTCGGCAAGAACGAGCCGAAGCACGTGGCCACGGCCACCGACGCCTCGGGCGGCATCGTCGTGCGTGGGATCGACATGAAGGGGCTGGACGCGGTCCGTCTCGCGTTCATCTGGGAAGCGGGCGTGAAGACGATCCGCGTGCGCGTCGAGCCGTCGAAGAAAGGCTGGGCCGTCGTCGCCGCACCTTACAAGCGCGTCGAAGACGGCAAGGACGAAGGCTCGTGCATGAACCTCTTCTCGATCAAGCCCGAGGGCGGAGGCAGCTTCCAGCTCACGTTCAAACGTCCGCCGTCGATCGCATGGTGCGAAGACATCGTCTATGGCTCGAAGAAGCACGAGCAGGTCC is a genomic window containing:
- a CDS encoding CoA-binding protein, whose amino-acid sequence is MTRTANALEDARALLRDKKTRIAVVGASNDPRKYGNIILNDLAARGYDVLPVNLHETAIAGRRVYRTLADVPAPVDLVDVVTPPDVTLTILRDAEAAGIGLVWLQPGSFDAEVLAAAAAAPFRTVHDACVMVEARRVAT
- a CDS encoding BlaI/MecI/CopY family transcriptional regulator → MTKLPVGEQELRILKDLLERGPGSVGELHGRYGEPRGLARSTVLTMMERLRRKGYLTRRREDGVYRYHPRGGEDVLSGLVGRFVERALGGSLSPFVAYLAEREAVSDHELRELEQLVGRLRSKRKERKP
- a CDS encoding ATP-binding cassette domain-containing protein, whose translation is MLSLSVQDLRKDYPRRPRALDGLSLELGPGILGLLGPNGAGKSTLMRIVATVAKPTAGRVTWNGIDVVATPNAVREVLGYLPQDFGVYPNLNAVEFLEYLAAVRGLDAKRARKRIDELLVLVNLVEAGKRPLGGYSGGMRQRVGIAQALLTDPKLLIVDEPTVGLDPEERVRFRDLLGEMAGERIVILSTHIVSDVEAIASDIAIVGAGRLLARGSPAELAARAGAPSVEEAYLRFVKAARETPA
- a CDS encoding DUF5615 family PIN-like protein, producing the protein MSPRLLVDEDVPRSCVERLRDRGAFVVDLRDERPRGLSDDEVCAFAQRLGLTLLTGHAGFGDIARFPLDRRPDILVVATDDPEIWAPALGDVLL
- a CDS encoding DUF433 domain-containing protein; the encoded protein is MEDERIEIDDRVGFGRPRIRGTRVPLDVLFARLAAGMAEADVAKEYGIDIGDVRAALLWVARRIASERA